CCCAGGGTGAGGTGATCCATGACATTCAGCTTTCACAGAAAGAAGAGAATAGTTACTGGTGcttgctcagaaaaaaaaaaaaaacaagcagcaaaacagTTTAAACTCAAAATCTCTTTCTATTTAGTAAACATTTCACAATTCATACTAGATTTTACATCTTTTTTGGCTTctgattcattattttttaattattaaggATGATAATATTGCCTATTCACAGCACCTTTCCCTTTTAAAAGCTGTGAAGCACCTGAAATTCAGATTATAAACTCCTCTAGGAGGAAAGCACCCTCTTGCAGGGATGTGTGCTGTGTACAGCTGCTATTCAGGAAAAACTGTTAATCTCTCAATTCTGCCTTCACAATTGTATTCTACTGCTGGGAggaaaaagcagtaaaaaatcCTATCCTTGTATTTTAGCATGAAGAACAGGCACTCTTCACTTCCACAGAATTTAAAATCAAAGTAAAAAGCTCTATTTATAGTGacctggtaaaaaaaaaaggtccaGGAAAGAATTTTCCTGGCTCCTTTTCCAATGGTGTGTGCACTCCCATTGCATAAAGTCCAGGACAGAGCAAAGGGTTTATAGCCAATAAATCCTGCACTCATGCACAGTCCGTGACATGGACACATCTGGGCACGTGCTGGATAATTTATTTGTCCCTTTTCACTTTGGTGCCTGTGATTCTCTCAACCTGGCATAAAAAACTGCCTAGAAGGGACTTTTATTGGTCAAAATTAAAGAGCTAGATATTTTCCATATCTAATGTTCATAATTATAAAGAGCTCCTAAATATTAGGAAAACGATTGACTGACCATAAGAATGAATCAGACTTCTAAAGAGTcatctgtggaaaaaaaaaatcattaaagtcaagctggagaagcagcattTCCATGGGCACAGGCAGGAATTTCCTGTGCAGAAATGAGATAACCATGTCCTTGTGGCCTGGCTGGATTAGGAGGCACTGCCAAAACCTCTGCAGGTGAGAGGTGCTTGCTTAGAAGATATTCATTAAGATACTTTCCTGCATGTTTAGATTTGATTTCTCCATCTGAAATTCAGGGAGATTGCAAATTCAAGCACTGCCCAGTAAAGACCAGAGCAAACAGTCCCTGGCAGCCTTGCCTTGGCAAACACAAGGGTGTGGTGATGGAAAGCAATGCCAGAATGAGGGATGAGAAACGAGCTGCCTCATTCTTCAGGATGTCTGCACAGGATGTCCAGACTactccaaaatcccaccccaacCACAAGGACAGGGTGGCAAAAAAGACTTGATCACAATTTCAGAGTGGAACTGAGACACAGAAAGCTCCAGAGAGGAGACATGAGATGAACAATCCCGTACAAACTTAAGATCTGCAGATTGGCCACAATCAAGTTAAGAACTGCCTTCATTCAGCACCTCCCATGGAATCACTACCCCAGGCAGGTAAATCCAGAGAGATTGCAGGGTACCAGAGCGCTGGcaccaccctgccctgctccctgagcacacacacacatcgatttcacagacacacagacacgtTTGCCCAGCCTTTGTTCCAATCTCTCTCTTCCCAAGCTATTTCTTGGGAGCACCGTGCCCCTGCGTGCCCAGGGCAAAGTCCACGGCCTGGTGCACGCTGTGGAAGAGCAGCTGGTCCTCCCCCTCCTGGAAGAACTCCCCTCggagcagggagctcctgacagaggggctgcactgggccaGCAGCACGTGCACGCCGATGTCCCTGTAGtccctgcagacctccttgaGCGCGCGGATGCCGGCCGTGTCCAGGAACTGCACGGCGCAGCAGTCGATCACGATGGTGTGAAACCCCACGGGCTCCGACCCCAAATCCACGGGGATGCTGCTCTGCTTGTCCCCGGacccctcctccttctccctgaGCTTTCTTTTCTCCGCTTTCTTCTTGGCTGCCTTCACCCACGCGGGGTTGACCCCAGTTTGCTTGTAGAGGGTGGATTTGAAGCACTCCTTGTTGATGTAGTAGATGGGGGCCTCGAAGCGGAACACCACCACGCCGGGCTTGGTTTGCAGGTTCTTGTAGGCAGACAGGGACTCGTAGGTCTCCGACTCGgccacccagcccagcagcgGCGCCTCGGGGCGCTGGGTGCGGAAGATGACGCAGAGCATGGAGAAGCAAACCCCCACCAGGAGCCCGATCTCGGTGCTGATGAGCGCCGTGGCCACCATGGTGACCGCCCAGATCACCGTGTCCACCCTGCTCAGGTGCCACATCTTGGGCAGGTCCCTGAACTTGCGCAGGGCTCCGCGGAGGTTGACGATGGTTATGACGGCGAGGACGCATTTCTGCAGGGAGTAGAACAAAGGGGCGATGACGAGGAGGACCAGGAGGATCACCAGGCTGGTCACCAGGCCGGACATCTGGGTCCTGCAGCCCGTGGACTCCTTGACCAGGGTCTTGGCGAGAGCTGCGCTGGTTGTGAAGCAGTGGAAGAAGGAGGGGATGATGTTGCAGAAGCCAATGGCGTACATctcctggttggccctcacagAGTAGCCGTGCTTCTTGGCAAACATCTCCGAGAGCGACACGGTGATGGCAAAGCCAATGATGGCAATGGGGATGGCATCCAAGGCCACGCTGGGAATCAGGGTCCAGACTGGAGGGCGTGGGGGCAGAAACCCCGTGGGGATGTGCCCTGAAATGCTGGAGCCGTAAGTTTCCCTCAGCTTCCCAAAGTGAGATGCCAGAGTGGCTGCCACGACCACAAAGAGCTCCACCGGAACCGGAGCCTTGAGCTTGGATTTGAAGCGCTCGTTGAGCTCCTTGGCTGGGATGAGCACCAGGAAGCACAAGAAGCTGGTGATGAGGTCACAGATGTTGGTGGTGTGGATGTTCCTGAAGATGTTTATCCAGGTGGTGACGAGGGAGCCCACGCCCCCGCTCCGAGGAATGTCCAGG
The Agelaius phoeniceus isolate bAgePho1 chromosome 15, bAgePho1.hap1, whole genome shotgun sequence genome window above contains:
- the SLC26A2 gene encoding sulfate transporter, yielding MAAMTETNHIHEVMEGPEGDDAKCSFHHTMFLEPQEKKRNMKALLVKRAKEACSCTPAKMKDCILGFFPILQWLPKYNLREYLLGDVMSGVIVGVLLVPQSIAYSLLAGLEPIYGLYTSFFSCIIYCIFGTSRHISVSIFGVVCLMLGQVVDREVERAGYQLEPAVPSALPGPGGHGNGTGNGTEPLCDSGCYAMAVAATITFISGVYQVAMGFFQVGFVSVYLSDSLLSGFVTGASITVLTSQVKYLLGLDIPRSGGVGSLVTTWINIFRNIHTTNICDLITSFLCFLVLIPAKELNERFKSKLKAPVPVELFVVVAATLASHFGKLRETYGSSISGHIPTGFLPPRPPVWTLIPSVALDAIPIAIIGFAITVSLSEMFAKKHGYSVRANQEMYAIGFCNIIPSFFHCFTTSAALAKTLVKESTGCRTQMSGLVTSLVILLVLLVIAPLFYSLQKCVLAVITIVNLRGALRKFRDLPKMWHLSRVDTVIWAVTMVATALISTEIGLLVGVCFSMLCVIFRTQRPEAPLLGWVAESETYESLSAYKNLQTKPGVVVFRFEAPIYYINKECFKSTLYKQTGVNPAWVKAAKKKAEKRKLREKEEGSGDKQSSIPVDLGSEPVGFHTIVIDCCAVQFLDTAGIRALKEVCRDYRDIGVHVLLAQCSPSVRSSLLRGEFFQEGEDQLLFHSVHQAVDFALGTQGHGAPKK